The genomic region AGAAGAATGCACGACCTATACCCGCTCTGCCACCACCAGCAAGGCGTCGCTCGGCGGTTATGGTCGCACGATCAATAAGTCCGGTGGCGCATACAGCGTCAACGAAACGCTTTAAGGGTAAAGGCAAAGATCATGTCACTTACTCAGGCACTCAATACTGCGATCTCTGGCCTTAACACGGCACAAGCCCGTATTGCGATCACGTCTTCGAACATTTCGAACGTGAATACCGAGGGCTATTCCAGAAAGATCGCCGGTCAGGAGACCCTCTCGCTTGACGGTGTCGGTGCCGGTTCCCAGGTTGCTGACATTTATCGTAACGTCAACGAGGGCCTGGTACGTGAAATGCGCGGCGAACTGGGTAAAGCCGGTCGCGAAGAAGCCCGTTACGAGTTTTTCATGCGCGTTCAGACCCTGTTTGGCACCACCCAGTCTGATGCTGCGATCAGCCAGCGCATCAACGATCTGGCCGACGCGTTTGAACAGCTTGGCGTCACCCCGGACCAGAATTCCCCGCGCGTCGAAGCCATCGAAAGCGCAATTCAGGTCATGGAATCGTTTGAGCGGCTCTCAAGCCAGCTTCAGGATCTGCGCGATGACATCGACGACCAGATCACCGATGAGGTGAATAGTGCCAACACATTGCTGACGCAGATTTCTGAGCTCAATACCGGCATCATTCGCCTGAACAACCTTGAACAGCCAACGACAGAGCTTGAAGATCAGCGCGATCAGAAGCTTAATGAGCTGTCAAAAATCATCGATATCACGACCTTCAGCCGCAGTGACGGTTCGATCGTCGTGTATTCTGCGGCTGGTGCAAACACGCTTCTTGATCGCACCCCCAACAAACTCTCCTTTACACAGACTGCCGGTTTCGAACCGGGTACGGGTGGCTCGGGTGTTTCGCTTGATGGCGAAGACATTACAGACACGTTGCGCACAGGGACCCTGAAGGGCCTGTTTGAAATGCGCGATTCCGAGATTCCGGCGTTGAATGACCAGATCAACGAACTGGCTACTCAACTGCGCGATGCCATCAATGAAGAACATAACAAAGGCACTTCGTTCCCGCCGCCCGCCAACCTTTCGGGCACACGCACGGTCGATGGCAGCGATCCGTTAACAGCGACCGGTGCATTTCGCGTTGCCGCACTCGATCAAAATGGTGACCTTGTTGCCACTGACAGCTGGGCTGATATTGCCCTGCCAACAACACCGGCAACGGTTCAGGGCATCGTTGATGCGATCAATGCCTCGGACGCGGGATCGTATCTGACGGCATCACTGGTGGACAATCGGCTGGTTATCGAAGGCCAGGATGGTAACCGCGTTGCCATTAACGAATTAGACAGTGAGATCACGCTGAGCGATGGTCGCCAGCAGGGCATGTCGCACTATTTTGGTTTGAACGACTTTGTCACGACCACCAAAAGATCCGATGTCATGACCTCTGCCGCGCAACAAAGTTCGACCAGTGCGCTGGGTGTGACGGCAAGTTCCTTTACAATCAGTGCAGGGACGGGTGCGCTTGCCGGAGCGGGTATTACAGTCAACTACACTGCAACAGACTCGCTTGAAGATATCCGCGACAACATCCGTACGGCACTTCAGGGCGCCGGCTTCACCGCCGCTGCCGCCGAAGAAGCTGCCTTCA from Thalassospira sp. ER-Se-21-Dark harbors:
- the flgK gene encoding flagellar hook-associated protein FlgK yields the protein MSLTQALNTAISGLNTAQARIAITSSNISNVNTEGYSRKIAGQETLSLDGVGAGSQVADIYRNVNEGLVREMRGELGKAGREEARYEFFMRVQTLFGTTQSDAAISQRINDLADAFEQLGVTPDQNSPRVEAIESAIQVMESFERLSSQLQDLRDDIDDQITDEVNSANTLLTQISELNTGIIRLNNLEQPTTELEDQRDQKLNELSKIIDITTFSRSDGSIVVYSAAGANTLLDRTPNKLSFTQTAGFEPGTGGSGVSLDGEDITDTLRTGTLKGLFEMRDSEIPALNDQINELATQLRDAINEEHNKGTSFPPPANLSGTRTVDGSDPLTATGAFRVAALDQNGDLVATDSWADIALPTTPATVQGIVDAINASDAGSYLTASLVDNRLVIEGQDGNRVAINELDSEITLSDGRQQGMSHYFGLNDFVTTTKRSDVMTSAAQQSSTSALGVTASSFTISAGTGALAGAGITVNYTATDSLEDIRDNIRTALQGAGFTAAAAEEAAFIVEDGDRYRLVIEYNANLTINDSGTLSSKIGFTEDRPSLSGNMDVAAAIKNDPSRIVRGQMNADTYNTSTAIIDPDAAIPNLGPLVPPPVNYTLTVSGNFTDVDIDYDTNTSLQDIADAINNSATLTDNNITAEVKFDSQLGGYKLHVIDADGDPFYFSDDGLPNADALTTVLGLGITFGVHEGDNSAANSISNAFERTDIDFGATDGLSGERTSLTDYAAGIVATAATKASIAESSYDFQDNLVVDLSTRIQNEAGVNLDEEMSDLVIFQRAYTASAQVITTVEEMFDALLNAV